The Vibrio chagasii genome includes a region encoding these proteins:
- the mreD gene encoding rod shape-determining protein MreD — protein MANSVLRSKTVIGCSLLIALILQTIPWPGSLDLFRPSWLLLVTCYWVLALPHRVNVGSALILGLLWDLLIGSTLGIRGMMMAIVMYIVALNFLVIRNMALWQQAMIIAALTVLFEVLIFFGEYLIQDVVFNPLSLWSALINCILWPWMFLLMRRVRRHWHVR, from the coding sequence ATGGCCAATAGCGTTTTAAGAAGCAAGACAGTAATTGGCTGTTCATTATTGATCGCGCTTATTCTGCAAACCATTCCATGGCCGGGTAGTTTAGACCTGTTCAGGCCGTCTTGGTTACTGCTGGTTACTTGTTACTGGGTTCTGGCTTTACCTCATCGTGTTAATGTAGGCAGCGCTTTGATTCTGGGCCTTTTGTGGGACCTTTTGATTGGTTCGACATTAGGTATTCGAGGCATGATGATGGCAATAGTGATGTACATTGTTGCGTTAAACTTCCTCGTCATTCGTAATATGGCGCTGTGGCAACAAGCCATGATCATTGCAGCGTTAACGGTATTGTTTGAAGTACTGATATTCTTCGGTGAATATTTGATTCAAGATGTTGTCTTCAATCCATTATCGTTATGGAGTGCATTGATAAACTGTATACTTTGGCCTTGGATGTTCTTGTTGATGAGACGCGTACGTCGCCATTGGCATGTGAGGTAG
- a CDS encoding Maf family protein — MEKKHLVLASGSPRRKELLSQLGYEFSVLVTDVEECKHTQETAEEYVKRLSLDKALAALSLLTTNPSEKQHVAPSSDTVVVSSDAISLDSEIVVLGSDTVVVSQGQVLEKPADFSDSKRMLTQLANERHQVMTAVSVVSQEKQKTEIVITDVWFKPLSEKEIEQYWQTGEPCDKAGSYGIQGLGGRFVTRIEGSYYAVVGLPLFETDQLLQEFL, encoded by the coding sequence ATGGAAAAGAAACATTTAGTTTTGGCATCCGGTTCGCCGCGCCGCAAAGAATTACTATCTCAACTCGGTTATGAGTTTTCTGTCTTAGTCACCGATGTTGAAGAGTGTAAACACACTCAAGAAACCGCCGAAGAGTACGTTAAGCGACTATCTTTAGATAAAGCTCTAGCTGCGCTGTCTTTATTAACAACGAATCCTTCTGAAAAGCAGCATGTAGCTCCTAGTTCTGATACTGTAGTTGTTAGTTCTGATGCTATTTCTCTTGATTCTGAAATAGTGGTGCTTGGCTCTGACACTGTAGTGGTAAGCCAAGGGCAAGTACTCGAGAAACCCGCTGATTTTTCTGACTCTAAGCGTATGCTGACTCAGCTAGCGAATGAACGACATCAAGTGATGACGGCTGTTTCAGTGGTTTCACAAGAAAAACAAAAAACAGAAATCGTTATTACCGACGTATGGTTTAAACCCCTCAGTGAAAAAGAAATAGAACAATACTGGCAAACAGGGGAGCCATGCGATAAAGCCGGTAGCTATGGGATCCAAGGTTTGGGTGGGCGCTTTGTCACCCGAATCGAAGGTAGTTATTACGCCGTTGTCGGCTTACCTTTATTTGAAACGGACCAGCTACTGCAAGAATTCTTATAA
- the rng gene encoding ribonuclease G: MSAELLLNVTPSETRVAMIEGGTLQEIHIERDARRGIVGNIYKGRVSRVLPGMQAAFVDIGLEKAAFLHASDIVPHTECVAENEKKQFQVRDISELVRQGQDIVVQVVKDPLGTKGARLTTDITLPSRYLVFMPGASHVGVSQRIDSESERNRLKKVVSHYCDEHGGFIIRTAAEGADSNELAQDAAFLKRLWLKVLERRGKHKARTRLYGELCLSQRILRDFVGTELSKIQVDSRLEYENLKEFTSEYVPELTDKLELYEGDKPIFDMYDTENEIQRSLDRKVELKSGGYLIIDQTEAMTTVDINTGAFVGRRNLEETIFNTNVEATQAIARQLRLRNLGGIIIIDFIDMLSEDHRKRVLTSLESALDKDRVKTNINGFTQLGLVEMTRKRTRESIEHILCSSCPACEGRGSVKTVETVCYEILREITRVNRAYDADKFVVYAAAAVAEALEGDESHALAELEVFIGKQVKIQAEPLYIQEQFDVVMM, translated from the coding sequence ATGAGTGCTGAATTGTTGCTGAACGTGACCCCGAGTGAAACTCGCGTGGCCATGATTGAAGGGGGAACTCTTCAAGAGATCCATATCGAACGAGACGCTCGACGCGGAATCGTAGGAAATATCTATAAAGGTCGCGTTAGTCGTGTTCTTCCGGGAATGCAGGCTGCGTTTGTGGATATCGGTCTTGAGAAAGCAGCTTTTCTACACGCCTCTGATATTGTCCCCCACACTGAATGTGTCGCTGAAAATGAAAAGAAGCAATTTCAGGTTCGCGATATTTCAGAGCTTGTTCGTCAAGGGCAAGACATTGTGGTTCAAGTCGTAAAAGACCCGCTTGGTACCAAAGGTGCTCGCCTAACCACTGATATCACTCTGCCATCTCGTTACCTCGTGTTTATGCCGGGAGCGAGTCACGTTGGTGTTTCTCAACGTATCGATAGCGAATCCGAGCGTAATCGTCTTAAGAAGGTCGTCTCCCATTACTGTGATGAGCATGGTGGATTTATTATCCGTACTGCTGCAGAAGGCGCTGATTCAAACGAACTCGCACAAGATGCGGCATTCCTGAAGCGTTTATGGCTCAAGGTATTGGAACGCCGTGGCAAGCATAAAGCGCGTACTCGTTTGTACGGCGAATTGTGTTTAAGTCAGCGTATCTTGCGTGACTTCGTGGGAACGGAACTGAGCAAGATTCAGGTCGATTCTCGCCTTGAGTATGAAAACCTAAAAGAGTTTACCTCTGAATATGTGCCTGAGCTGACTGATAAGCTTGAACTGTATGAAGGTGATAAGCCTATCTTTGATATGTACGATACTGAGAACGAAATTCAGCGTTCTCTGGATCGTAAAGTCGAGCTCAAGTCTGGTGGCTATCTGATCATCGACCAAACGGAAGCAATGACTACGGTTGATATCAATACCGGCGCGTTTGTTGGTCGTCGTAACTTAGAAGAGACGATTTTCAATACCAATGTAGAGGCGACACAAGCGATTGCTCGTCAGCTACGTTTACGTAACTTAGGCGGTATCATCATAATCGACTTTATCGATATGCTGTCGGAAGACCACCGTAAGCGAGTACTAACTTCTTTAGAGAGTGCATTAGACAAAGATCGTGTAAAGACCAACATTAATGGCTTCACACAGCTTGGTTTAGTAGAGATGACGCGTAAGCGCACTCGTGAAAGTATTGAGCATATTCTGTGTTCGAGTTGTCCTGCTTGTGAAGGTCGTGGCAGCGTGAAGACAGTTGAAACCGTTTGTTATGAGATACTTCGAGAGATCACTCGTGTCAACCGTGCCTACGATGCTGACAAGTTTGTGGTTTATGCTGCAGCAGCGGTTGCTGAAGCGCTAGAAGGCGATGAGTCTCATGCGCTTGCTGAGCTTGAAGTGTTTATTGGTAAACAAGTTAAAATCCAGGCTGAGCCTCTGTACATACAAGAGCAGTTTGATGTTGTTATGATGTAA
- a CDS encoding YhdP family protein: MSSSVTLILRACLWLVVTLLVTLAIAVTTLRVALPNLNKYQSEIELWVNQHSGFEFSIQDVGGFWRNTHPSIALQGVKASLPNAEDVTFSVERVEVEFDLIQSLVQMRPVVADLVMNQMYLDIRSIDLFAGQNETDKPKDSGSSKRVVNELDNLLLKTLVDVTAKDSTILYRAVSDEERQLDIETLKWQNSGKHHLAEGVVSIKDANLNSLSVSANFIDGGSLTDVTGEFYVSADNISIKPWLTRYMQAESGIETGTLSLNSWLTLRNSKPVSAYVEVLPSELTWNEDGKHDLMLESGVFKLSPIDDGWQVNVHSLNLRTDDTPWPELDVAFKWQQGPWLLNVSELDISTITPLIKLLPDSEESTKMINVLSPGGTVSDIRLSMESGIESLRYSASFSDLAIEQWDLVPGFSQVSGSVFGSMTEAKASLHVIDDVFPYGDVFQAPLNIKQGQVDIVWQQDESGWKLWSDKVTAATPDLQVLGAFRLDFPKDASPYLSFYGEADAYNVGETWRYLPTLALGQDLTDYLSTAIQAGKADTVKLLWHGQLDNYPYTNHDGIFQVWARLEDAKFSFDTAWPLITDLQLDLLFENDAMHLDSRSAQLMDVTADRITGRIPYLGEGGHIEIEAKATASGNAVRDYMTASPLVDSVGAALTALQVSGDVSSEFQLNIPFDSDKEARAWGYADLSGNHVEIEAPPMVLENTTGRIEFDNDVVTANGLAADLLKQGISIDFKGQNDGPGYAVDIDVLGDWDVKPLEPYIGEQWLSRLSGHAQWQSQIDIQLNDIGFTYQLDLQSDLKYLASDYPYPLAKKSLESGSARLQASGNQEAITARLQLPNTKYQAEIDITGDVPELTATNLVLGRGGYKISPVVGHHALIRTDKFNADDWLSVIMEPVQPSTAVLSQMNTPTIPAPSRVTFESKELILGGIAWNDVDFSARKNKQAWQMEVSSQELEGDINYLPPYDLTVSLDRLHLFVPEWSDKSKQEPLLQRKEQEAPLISELDRKIHDVMPNLKLTLNDFWLQGYKVGKVDFELAREDNRLAWKKIQVRSGGNKADVSGWWELNGDKSHSSLKVDVEGENNSELMERFGITSGIQKAPFELEAQLDWDGSPWGIKMDTLDGDVKTKFGKGIISDVSGAARLLGLFSLDSIIRKMQLDFSDVFDKGMAFNSITGSGKIQNGIFLTNDLNMDAVAGEMKIKGIANLNTRQVDAEVNFTPDITSGIPVLTAFAVTPQTALYVLAVTTVISPVVEVFTQVNYSVKGPLDSPTVSELSRSSGEFQLPENLRKLAE; this comes from the coding sequence GTGAGCTCAAGCGTTACTCTGATTCTACGTGCATGCTTATGGTTAGTGGTTACTCTCTTAGTAACGCTAGCCATTGCTGTTACTACACTGCGTGTAGCCTTACCCAATTTAAACAAGTATCAATCTGAAATTGAGCTTTGGGTAAATCAACATTCTGGTTTTGAGTTTTCTATTCAAGACGTGGGTGGTTTTTGGCGTAACACTCACCCCTCCATCGCGTTGCAAGGTGTAAAAGCCAGCCTTCCTAATGCAGAAGATGTAACCTTCTCTGTTGAGCGTGTTGAAGTCGAGTTTGACTTGATTCAATCGCTCGTTCAGATGCGTCCGGTTGTAGCCGATCTGGTTATGAATCAGATGTATCTTGATATCCGTTCTATTGACCTGTTTGCTGGGCAAAATGAGACAGATAAACCCAAAGACTCTGGCTCTTCTAAGCGAGTGGTGAATGAGCTCGATAACCTGCTGCTGAAAACATTGGTCGACGTCACCGCGAAAGATTCCACCATTTTGTATCGTGCTGTTTCTGATGAAGAGCGTCAGCTTGATATCGAAACTTTAAAGTGGCAGAACTCAGGTAAACACCACCTTGCAGAAGGCGTGGTGAGTATCAAAGACGCTAACCTCAACTCTTTGTCAGTAAGCGCTAACTTTATTGATGGCGGCTCACTCACTGATGTGACTGGTGAGTTTTATGTCAGTGCAGATAACATCTCTATAAAACCTTGGTTAACCCGTTACATGCAGGCGGAGTCTGGCATTGAAACGGGGACCTTGAGTCTAAATAGCTGGCTCACGCTACGTAATAGCAAGCCAGTCAGCGCCTACGTCGAAGTGCTGCCTTCAGAATTGACCTGGAACGAAGACGGTAAGCATGACTTGATGCTTGAATCAGGCGTGTTTAAGTTGTCTCCAATCGATGATGGCTGGCAAGTGAATGTTCACTCTCTTAACTTGAGAACCGATGACACGCCTTGGCCTGAGCTTGATGTAGCATTTAAATGGCAACAAGGTCCTTGGCTGCTTAACGTCTCTGAGCTTGATATTTCGACCATCACACCACTGATTAAGCTGCTGCCAGACTCAGAAGAGTCAACCAAGATGATAAATGTGCTGTCTCCGGGCGGTACGGTCTCTGATATTCGTCTATCGATGGAATCTGGTATCGAGAGCCTACGTTACTCCGCCAGTTTTTCTGATCTTGCGATTGAGCAATGGGATTTAGTACCGGGCTTTAGCCAAGTTTCTGGTAGCGTGTTCGGCTCTATGACCGAAGCAAAAGCCAGCCTACATGTTATTGACGATGTATTCCCGTATGGCGATGTTTTCCAAGCGCCTTTAAACATCAAGCAAGGTCAAGTTGATATTGTATGGCAGCAAGACGAGAGCGGCTGGAAGCTTTGGTCTGATAAAGTCACGGCAGCCACGCCAGATTTACAAGTGTTAGGTGCGTTTCGATTAGATTTCCCTAAAGATGCGAGCCCTTACTTATCATTTTATGGTGAAGCAGACGCTTACAACGTTGGCGAAACATGGCGTTACCTACCGACCTTAGCGCTTGGGCAAGACCTGACTGATTACCTATCTACTGCGATTCAGGCGGGTAAGGCTGATACGGTGAAGTTGCTGTGGCACGGTCAATTGGATAACTATCCGTACACCAATCACGATGGTATTTTTCAAGTTTGGGCTCGATTAGAGGACGCTAAATTTAGCTTTGATACCGCATGGCCGCTGATTACAGACCTGCAACTTGATCTATTGTTTGAGAATGATGCGATGCATCTCGATTCTCGCTCTGCACAATTAATGGATGTGACTGCCGATCGAATCACAGGTCGTATTCCTTATTTGGGTGAAGGCGGCCATATCGAGATAGAAGCAAAGGCCACCGCGTCAGGTAATGCGGTACGTGATTACATGACGGCTTCGCCACTGGTTGACTCCGTGGGTGCTGCGTTAACCGCACTTCAAGTGAGCGGTGATGTCTCTTCCGAATTCCAGCTTAATATCCCATTCGACTCTGATAAAGAAGCCAGAGCGTGGGGTTACGCTGACCTAAGCGGCAACCATGTTGAAATTGAAGCGCCACCAATGGTGTTAGAAAACACCACGGGTCGTATCGAGTTTGATAATGATGTTGTGACAGCGAATGGTTTAGCGGCAGACTTGCTTAAACAAGGCATCTCTATTGATTTTAAAGGGCAGAATGATGGCCCTGGCTATGCAGTTGATATTGACGTTCTGGGCGATTGGGATGTGAAACCTTTAGAGCCTTATATTGGAGAGCAATGGTTGAGTCGTCTATCTGGTCATGCGCAATGGCAAAGCCAGATTGATATCCAATTGAATGACATCGGCTTTACTTACCAATTAGATTTACAGTCTGACCTAAAATATCTCGCGAGCGATTACCCATACCCACTGGCGAAAAAGTCATTAGAGAGTGGTTCTGCAAGGCTACAAGCATCGGGTAACCAAGAAGCGATTACTGCGCGTTTGCAGTTGCCGAATACCAAGTACCAAGCTGAAATTGATATCACAGGTGATGTGCCTGAGTTAACCGCGACCAACCTAGTGCTAGGTCGAGGCGGCTATAAAATTAGCCCTGTGGTTGGGCACCATGCATTGATTCGTACGGATAAGTTTAATGCTGATGATTGGCTTTCGGTGATCATGGAGCCGGTACAGCCATCAACTGCTGTTTTAAGCCAAATGAACACACCAACAATTCCTGCTCCAAGTCGTGTGACTTTTGAAAGTAAAGAGCTGATTCTTGGTGGTATTGCTTGGAATGATGTTGATTTTAGTGCACGCAAGAATAAACAAGCTTGGCAAATGGAAGTATCGAGCCAAGAGTTAGAAGGGGATATTAACTATCTGCCTCCTTATGATTTAACCGTGTCATTGGATCGCTTGCACCTGTTTGTTCCTGAATGGAGTGATAAATCAAAGCAAGAGCCATTGCTGCAACGTAAAGAGCAAGAAGCACCGTTGATCTCTGAGTTGGATCGAAAGATTCATGATGTGATGCCGAATCTCAAGCTAACCCTGAATGACTTTTGGCTACAAGGCTATAAAGTTGGCAAAGTGGATTTTGAGCTGGCGAGAGAAGACAATCGCCTTGCGTGGAAGAAAATTCAGGTACGCAGTGGCGGCAACAAAGCAGATGTCAGTGGCTGGTGGGAATTGAATGGTGACAAGAGTCATTCTTCGCTGAAAGTTGATGTGGAAGGTGAAAACAACAGTGAGTTGATGGAGCGCTTTGGCATCACCTCGGGGATTCAAAAAGCACCATTTGAGCTAGAAGCTCAACTTGACTGGGACGGTTCACCTTGGGGTATTAAGATGGATACTCTAGATGGCGACGTAAAAACCAAGTTCGGTAAAGGTATTATTTCAGATGTGAGCGGGGCAGCTCGCTTACTTGGTTTGTTTAGCTTAGATTCGATCATCCGTAAAATGCAGCTCGATTTCTCTGATGTGTTTGATAAAGGCATGGCATTTAACAGTATTACAGGCTCGGGCAAGATTCAAAACGGTATATTCTTGACCAATGACCTGAACATGGATGCCGTGGCGGGAGAGATGAAGATCAAAGGTATCGCTAACCTAAATACTCGTCAGGTAGATGCAGAAGTAAACTTTACGCCAGATATCACGTCGGGTATTCCTGTACTGACAGCGTTTGCGGTAACGCCTCAAACAGCGTTGTATGTGTTGGCGGTAACTACGGTGATTTCACCGGTTGTTGAGGTCTTTACTCAGGTTAATTACTCGGTGAAAGGTCCTCTGGATTCACCAACGGTAAGTGAGCTTTCTCGTAGCTCTGGTGAGTTCCAACTTCCAGAAAATCTAAGAAAGTTGGCAGAGTAA
- a CDS encoding carbon-nitrogen hydrolase family protein, with amino-acid sequence MDCVGLIQMTSGPDPDCNLDYLAQEVARCKALGAKWVVCPENALVFGSKADYHQYAESLNDGPLQKKLAELAKLHRIWIIVGSMPISTARGVTTTTLVIDDFGSLVAHYDKLHMFDVDVADARKCYRESDIFTPGDRVVTTETPFGHLGLSICYDVRFPHLYSELRKQGAQIIVVPAAFTAVTGQAHWEALLRCRAIETQSWIVAVGQGGKHPCQRETWGHSMVVDPWGRVVAQLDQDPKSMVVEIDTSSCESIRQNMPITQHTRFTNQF; translated from the coding sequence ATGGATTGTGTTGGTTTGATTCAAATGACTTCGGGCCCAGACCCTGACTGTAACCTTGATTATCTCGCCCAAGAGGTAGCTAGGTGCAAAGCGTTAGGGGCTAAATGGGTCGTGTGCCCAGAGAATGCATTGGTATTTGGTAGCAAAGCTGATTACCACCAGTATGCTGAGTCCCTAAATGATGGCCCACTGCAGAAGAAGCTGGCTGAGTTAGCCAAGCTTCATCGCATTTGGATCATTGTGGGCAGTATGCCGATAAGCACAGCGAGAGGTGTCACTACCACGACTTTGGTGATAGACGACTTTGGCAGTTTAGTGGCTCACTACGACAAGCTACACATGTTCGATGTTGATGTCGCCGATGCTCGCAAGTGCTATCGAGAGTCTGATATTTTCACTCCGGGTGACCGAGTTGTGACAACAGAAACGCCTTTTGGTCACTTAGGTTTAAGTATTTGTTATGATGTGCGCTTTCCTCACTTGTATTCAGAGTTACGCAAGCAAGGCGCGCAGATCATAGTGGTACCAGCGGCGTTTACTGCGGTAACCGGTCAGGCGCATTGGGAAGCACTGTTAAGATGCCGGGCAATCGAAACACAATCGTGGATTGTTGCGGTAGGGCAAGGTGGTAAGCACCCTTGCCAAAGAGAAACATGGGGACACTCTATGGTGGTTGATCCCTGGGGAAGAGTGGTCGCACAGTTAGACCAAGATCCTAAAAGTATGGTTGTCGAGATAGACACATCCAGTTGTGAATCCATTAGGCAAAATATGCCAATCACACAACACACTCGATTTACCAATCAATTTTAA
- the tldD gene encoding metalloprotease TldD: MSINQIEEALLNPTGLTEQNIADTLASIATRQIDYADIYFQSSWHESLVLEDSIIKDGSFNIDCGVGVRAVSGEKTGFAYSDQIQLDGLKQSAIAARGIAKQGQNGKVQAFKRNSNQTYYDAVNPLASWEKQQKTELLKSLDAYIRTKEPMVTEVSVSLSGVHEQMLVAATDGTYAGDIRPLVRLSISVLAQKGDRRERGSAGGGGRFGYDFFLSDDKGTQVAYQFADEAIRQALVNLEAVAAPAGAMPVVLGSGWPGVLLHEAVGHGLEGDFNRKESSVFSGKVGEQVTSSLCTIVDDGTLTDLRGSLNVDDEGVNGQYNTLIENGILKGYMQDKLNARLMGVAPTGNGRRESYAHLPMPRMTNTYMLPGEHTPEEIIATVDKGIYAPNFGGGQVDITSGKFVFSASEAYMIENGKITHPVKGATLIGSGIEAMQQVSMVGNDLSIDRGVGVCGKAGQSVPVGVGQPTLKLDSLTVGGTE; encoded by the coding sequence ATGAGCATTAATCAAATTGAAGAAGCGCTACTGAACCCAACAGGGCTTACGGAGCAAAATATCGCAGATACATTGGCGAGTATTGCTACCCGCCAAATTGATTATGCTGATATCTACTTTCAGTCAAGCTGGCATGAATCTTTGGTGCTTGAAGATAGCATTATTAAAGACGGCTCTTTCAATATCGATTGCGGTGTTGGCGTTCGTGCAGTATCAGGAGAAAAGACCGGCTTTGCTTACTCTGACCAAATCCAACTGGATGGTCTAAAGCAAAGCGCGATTGCAGCTCGTGGTATCGCGAAGCAAGGTCAAAACGGAAAGGTGCAGGCCTTCAAGCGTAACTCCAACCAAACTTACTATGATGCAGTTAACCCGCTAGCAAGCTGGGAAAAACAGCAAAAAACAGAACTTCTTAAGTCATTGGACGCTTACATTCGCACTAAAGAACCTATGGTGACGGAAGTTTCAGTAAGCTTAAGTGGTGTGCATGAGCAGATGCTGGTTGCTGCGACGGATGGCACCTACGCAGGCGATATTCGTCCGCTTGTTCGTCTATCAATCAGTGTACTTGCACAGAAAGGCGATCGCCGTGAGCGTGGTAGTGCTGGTGGTGGTGGCCGTTTTGGTTACGACTTCTTCCTAAGCGATGACAAAGGTACTCAAGTTGCTTACCAATTTGCTGATGAAGCGATTCGCCAAGCGCTTGTTAACCTTGAAGCCGTTGCCGCGCCTGCTGGTGCAATGCCTGTGGTTCTTGGTTCTGGTTGGCCGGGCGTTCTACTGCACGAAGCGGTAGGTCACGGTTTAGAAGGTGACTTCAACCGTAAAGAGTCTTCAGTATTCTCTGGTAAAGTTGGTGAACAAGTTACTTCAAGCTTATGTACGATTGTCGATGACGGTACATTGACTGACCTTCGTGGTTCATTGAACGTCGATGATGAAGGTGTTAACGGTCAGTACAACACGTTGATCGAAAACGGTATCTTAAAAGGTTACATGCAAGACAAGCTGAACGCTCGTTTAATGGGTGTTGCACCAACCGGTAACGGTCGTCGTGAGTCTTACGCGCATCTTCCAATGCCGCGTATGACGAACACCTACATGCTACCGGGTGAGCACACACCAGAAGAGATTATTGCGACAGTCGATAAAGGTATCTACGCACCAAACTTCGGTGGTGGTCAGGTAGATATTACGTCTGGTAAGTTTGTATTCTCAGCTTCTGAAGCCTACATGATTGAGAACGGTAAGATCACTCATCCCGTTAAGGGCGCAACACTGATCGGCTCTGGTATCGAAGCGATGCAGCAGGTGTCTATGGTGGGTAACGATCTAAGTATCGACCGTGGTGTTGGTGTATGTGGCAAGGCTGGTCAAAGCGTGCCAGTGGGTGTTGGTCAACCAACATTGAAGCTAGATTCGTTAACGGTTGGTGGTACTGAGTAA
- a CDS encoding PhoH family protein, with translation MGETNRKLFVLDTNILLHEPFAIFSFQEHDVVIPMTVLEELDRIKDSKRDVARDARIAIRTLEDLFREATPDQISEGIPFTKDIKASGSISILADYELQESIKAFADDKAGDNRILNAVLYLQNKRAPREVVLITKDINMRLRAKGAGVRFVEDYQTDQLIDDIQYLTKGFQQLEGAFWDGIDNVESKTLAGKTFHTLAREPFEPTFLNQYVIDEESDFAARVEEIDTETVTLRDLSRERLMNRRAWDITPKNIYQGMAIDALLDPDIDLVILTGAAGSGKTLLAMAAALEQTIERKQFDKIIVTRNTPDIGESIGFLPGTEEEKMLPWLAAVTDTLEALHKNDHCTEGSMKYICDKANIQFKSINFMRGRSIQNAFVLLDECQNLTASQIKTIITRCGEGTKIVCSGNLAQIDSSYLTPVTSGLTYMVERFKNFEGSANIHLNGVVRSRLAEFAEENM, from the coding sequence ATGGGCGAGACCAACCGGAAGCTATTTGTTTTAGACACCAATATCCTACTTCACGAACCCTTCGCTATATTTTCTTTCCAAGAGCACGATGTCGTTATCCCCATGACAGTGCTAGAAGAACTAGACAGAATCAAAGACAGTAAGAGGGACGTTGCACGAGATGCGAGAATTGCGATTCGAACTCTCGAAGATTTATTCAGGGAAGCCACACCAGACCAAATATCGGAAGGCATCCCTTTTACTAAAGACATTAAGGCCTCAGGCAGTATCTCAATACTCGCCGATTACGAACTTCAAGAAAGCATCAAAGCCTTTGCCGACGACAAGGCAGGCGATAACCGAATCCTCAACGCTGTACTCTACCTTCAAAATAAACGTGCGCCACGTGAAGTGGTTCTCATCACCAAAGACATCAACATGCGTTTACGTGCAAAAGGCGCGGGCGTACGCTTCGTTGAAGATTATCAAACCGACCAACTCATCGATGATATCCAATACCTCACCAAAGGTTTCCAACAACTTGAGGGCGCATTTTGGGATGGTATCGACAATGTGGAAAGTAAGACCTTAGCTGGCAAAACCTTCCATACGTTAGCAAGAGAGCCTTTCGAACCTACCTTCCTCAACCAATATGTGATTGATGAAGAGAGCGACTTTGCAGCAAGAGTTGAAGAGATTGATACCGAAACCGTCACACTCAGAGACTTAAGCCGTGAACGCCTAATGAATCGCAGAGCCTGGGACATCACACCTAAGAATATTTATCAGGGAATGGCAATTGATGCGCTACTCGACCCAGATATTGACCTGGTGATCCTAACTGGCGCGGCAGGTAGTGGTAAAACACTGCTCGCGATGGCCGCAGCACTTGAGCAAACCATTGAGCGTAAACAGTTCGATAAGATCATCGTCACCCGAAACACGCCTGACATTGGTGAGTCTATTGGCTTCCTTCCTGGTACTGAGGAAGAGAAGATGCTGCCTTGGTTGGCCGCCGTCACCGATACATTGGAAGCGCTGCACAAAAACGACCACTGCACCGAAGGGTCAATGAAGTACATCTGTGATAAAGCCAATATCCAGTTCAAGTCGATCAACTTCATGCGCGGCCGTTCCATCCAGAATGCGTTTGTGCTTCTCGATGAGTGTCAAAACCTGACTGCTTCACAAATCAAAACCATCATCACCCGTTGTGGTGAAGGCACCAAGATTGTCTGCTCAGGGAACCTAGCGCAAATCGATTCGTCTTACCTAACCCCTGTAACTTCAGGTTTAACCTACATGGTTGAGCGTTTTAAAAACTTCGAAGGCAGCGCCAATATCCACCTCAATGGCGTGGTACGTAGCCGACTGGCAGAGTTTGCGGAAGAGAACATGTAA